In the Nicotiana tabacum cultivar K326 chromosome 16, ASM71507v2, whole genome shotgun sequence genome, one interval contains:
- the LOC107765142 gene encoding uncharacterized protein LOC107765142: MDAVISPQLQAVGESIQTKVNAFTIEEGLHQAVILKFSYGKPNLQELRQLIPKQFDVKSYCNVGQLEYRHVLVRFDLFEDFVQVLSRSTGYVKSKGDEFFFRSFPWTIGFNPREETPKSVVWISFPDLPANFFSKKSLMSITSAVGKPLVVDKATQDRTRPGTARVKVLLDLLAKHPKRVRINIVDKNSGKLVEHYQEIVYDNLPKYCTCCNNQGHDVKSCRWRMEKTNEEVASVVKIEGLGSIEKLEGDAKEFLNAKRAEQLVDEAAKMKVVEQQLLLTDFENKLDQKMLMAKLM, encoded by the exons ATGGATGCTGTCATCTCTCCCCAGCTTCAAGCTGTGGGAGAGTCCATCCAAACGA AGGTAAATGCATTCACCATCGAAGAAGGTTTACATCAAGCAGTCATCCTCAAGTTCTCGTATGGAAAACCTAATCTTCAGGAGTTGCGACAATTGATACCCAAACAATTTGATGTCAAAAGCTACTGTAATGTTGGACAATTAGAATATCGACATGTACTGGTAAGGTTTGATTTGTTTGAagattttgttcaagttttatcAAGATCAACAGGTTATGTTAAATCGAAGGGCGATGAGTTTTTCTTTAGATCGTTCCCATGGACAATTGGATTTAATCCGCGAGAAGAAACTCCAAAGTCAGTTGTTTGGATTTCCTTTCCTGATTTACCTGCAAATTTCTTTTCCAAGAAGTCTCTAATGTCCATAACTTCAGCAGTTGGCAAACCTTTAGTAGTGGACAAAGCGACACAAGATAGAACTCGACCAGGTACGGCCAGAGTTAAGGTGTTACTTGATTTACTGGCTAAACATCCTAAGCGAGTTAGGATAAATATTGTGGATAAAAATTCTGGGAAGTTAGTTGAACATTATCAAGAGATTGTGTATGATAATCTCCCAAAATATTGCACTTGTTGTAATAATCAAGGACATGACGTAAAATCGTGTCGTTGGAGGATGGAGAAAACTAACGAAGAAGTTGCGTCAGTGGTTAAAATTGAAGGGCTGGGCAGTATTGAGAAATTAGAAGGTGATGCTAAGGAGTTTCTCAATGCTAAAAGGGCAGAACAATTGGTCGATGAAGCAGCAAAGATGAAAGTAGTCGAGCAGCAGCTGCTGCTAACTGACTTTGAAAACAAGTTGGATCAAAAGATGTTAATGGCCAAGCTAATGTAA